One genomic window of Desulfovibrio gilichinskyi includes the following:
- a CDS encoding TetR/AcrR family transcriptional regulator has product MKGKNKKDAILYAAQETFGRYGYAGTTVKMISERAGVAFGLVSHYFGSKEELFLTAGIALVDSLMEHLTAEIRETTSGIDGVATFMRSYLQFTLKYRNTFPILLRCSPFSDVQIDMDRTKITIKFQQLLNIIRECVNRGIEDGSIREVSVDDTTTIIYSNIVGTVRTRFLSPYDLPNLYEETTEFVTRSIRSR; this is encoded by the coding sequence ATGAAAGGTAAAAACAAAAAAGACGCCATACTTTACGCTGCGCAGGAAACTTTCGGGCGGTACGGATATGCGGGAACAACCGTTAAAATGATTTCCGAACGGGCTGGGGTGGCTTTCGGACTTGTCTCACACTATTTCGGTTCAAAAGAAGAACTGTTTCTAACAGCCGGCATTGCCCTTGTTGACAGTCTAATGGAACATCTAACCGCAGAAATCCGTGAAACAACTTCAGGAATTGATGGTGTTGCAACCTTCATGAGAAGTTACCTGCAATTCACCTTGAAATATCGCAACACTTTCCCGATTCTGCTTCGTTGTTCCCCTTTCAGTGACGTGCAGATTGATATGGACCGGACAAAGATTACAATTAAATTTCAACAGCTTTTAAATATTATCAGGGAATGTGTTAACCGGGGGATTGAAGACGGTTCCATCAGGGAAGTCTCGGTTGATGATACTACCACTATAATTTATTCCAATATTGTCGGTACTGTTAGAACCAGATTTCTTTCACCGTACGATCTACCTAATCTGTATGAAGAAACAACAGAATTCGTTACCAGAAGTATCAGATCCCGTTAA
- a CDS encoding DUF1007 family protein gives MVPQLMLLAPNQAEAHPHVFVDSSLTFEFDSQGLKGIREKWWFDEMFASMILGDFDTDHNNKLSEEEAKALKDGAFINLKKFNFFTTILIDGLPYTATEATEFNPSIEKGTLVYEFFIPCKVLENNKKHTVLATNIDKSLYTAFQMNPQNKIKNIPPTLTARLDFDIAEELTSPITQMAPEAAFLTFGPK, from the coding sequence ATGGTCCCGCAACTAATGCTGCTTGCCCCGAATCAAGCCGAAGCGCATCCACATGTTTTTGTGGACAGTTCTTTAACATTTGAATTCGACTCACAGGGACTTAAAGGGATCAGAGAAAAATGGTGGTTTGACGAGATGTTTGCGTCCATGATCCTTGGAGATTTCGATACAGATCATAACAACAAGCTTTCTGAGGAAGAAGCAAAAGCCCTTAAGGACGGAGCTTTTATTAATCTCAAAAAATTCAATTTCTTCACAACAATCCTGATTGACGGACTTCCTTATACCGCGACTGAAGCAACAGAGTTTAATCCATCTATTGAGAAAGGCACTCTTGTTTATGAATTTTTTATTCCCTGTAAAGTATTGGAAAACAATAAAAAACACACTGTGTTAGCAACTAATATAGATAAAAGTTTATACACTGCATTTCAAATGAACCCGCAAAATAAAATTAAAAATATTCCACCTACACTTACAGCTCGATTAGATTTTGATATTGCAGAAGAGCTAACCTCCCCTATTACTCAAATGGCACCTGAAGCTGCCTTTCTTACCTTTGGTCCGAAATGA
- a CDS encoding nickel/cobalt transporter, which yields MKYKISFSLLLSLMLAAAVTFFSPIAEAATNPFLTPKAGSVESVKPTEKNTPTERIEIINNHSRTLYDSILTEITVLQKEIRIKLAGFAKDIKKNNFGKSFWLFLVFSFAYGVVHAIGPGHGKSVVCAFFLSRRGTMYSAMFMSWLITLVHVGSATAAVCLAYLLLSSGMSGFENFSYHLQTASFAMVSLIGLWIFYSVLRSFFKKNRKEHSSKPAKCASLTEITIVAFVTGLVPCPGAAIILVYTLSTGILWAGLTAMLFLATGMALTTSTFAILAAKTSFAMDQAAKRKTAQILYKAISLLASLIIILFGILMLYSHLK from the coding sequence ATGAAATATAAAATATCTTTTTCGCTTCTGCTCTCTCTGATGCTCGCTGCTGCGGTAACATTTTTTTCACCTATAGCCGAAGCAGCAACCAACCCTTTTCTAACACCCAAAGCGGGGAGTGTTGAGTCTGTAAAGCCGACAGAAAAGAATACCCCAACTGAACGCATTGAAATTATAAACAATCATTCAAGAACTCTTTACGACTCTATCCTCACCGAAATAACCGTTTTGCAAAAAGAGATACGGATAAAATTGGCAGGCTTTGCCAAAGATATAAAGAAAAATAATTTCGGCAAATCTTTCTGGCTTTTCCTTGTATTTTCCTTTGCATACGGGGTTGTTCATGCAATTGGTCCCGGACATGGTAAATCTGTGGTATGTGCTTTTTTCCTTTCACGCCGTGGAACCATGTACTCTGCAATGTTTATGTCATGGCTTATCACTCTGGTACATGTGGGATCTGCAACTGCGGCTGTATGTCTTGCGTATCTACTTCTAAGCAGTGGGATGTCCGGTTTTGAAAATTTCAGTTACCATTTGCAAACAGCAAGCTTTGCAATGGTTTCACTTATAGGTCTATGGATTTTCTATAGTGTGCTCAGATCATTCTTTAAAAAAAATCGTAAGGAGCACAGTTCCAAGCCAGCCAAATGCGCTTCGCTGACAGAGATTACAATTGTTGCATTTGTAACGGGACTTGTTCCATGTCCCGGAGCCGCCATTATTCTGGTGTATACTCTTTCAACAGGTATTTTATGGGCAGGGTTAACAGCCATGCTGTTCCTTGCAACAGGAATGGCGTTAACGACGTCAACTTTCGCCATTCTCGCTGCAAAAACAAGCTTTGCCATGGACCAAGCAGCAAAAAGAAAAACGGCACAAATACTCTACAAAGCTATATCTCTTTTAGCTTCACTAATAATTATTTTATTCGGAATCCTAATGCTATACTCTCACCTCAAATAA